A region from the Silene latifolia isolate original U9 population chromosome 7, ASM4854445v1, whole genome shotgun sequence genome encodes:
- the LOC141592729 gene encoding uncharacterized protein LOC141592729 isoform X1 translates to MFHLSLSRQIIHPNSKGLACLHSGYQLPVIHCELKPSSIRLDGDWEAHVADSELLVSLAYTSTKMAIHPHLKALLATWHQVCSSGHMIYKQLPVLGTNSNGMHQNKTKTETETVPQLLMLLYRQNGRNDGLSSISQVQEQNSPRDPNGSMRVSQWIEGEDMNRGLLLDQHLSYYFR, encoded by the exons ATGTTCCATCTCTCGCTTTCCCGTCAAATCATCCATCCAAA TTCCAAAGGATTGGCTTGCCTGCATTCGGGGTATCAGTTACCAGTCATTCACTGTGAATTGAAGCCTTCAAGCATTCGACTGGATGGAGACTGGGAAGCTCATGTAGCCGATTCAGAACTTCTCGTATCCTTGGCGTACACCTCAACAAAAATGGCTATACATCCACATTTGAAGGCACTGTTAGCTACATGGCACCAG GTTTGCAGCAGTGGGCATATGATCTACAAGCAGTTACCCGTCCTTGGGACTAATTCGAATGGTATgcaccaaaacaaaacaaaaactgaAACTGAAACGGTTCCACAGCTTCTAATGTTACTTTACAGACAAAATGGTCGCAATGACGGATTATCATCAATAAGTCAGGTTCAGGAGCAGAATAGTCCTAGAG ATCCAAATGGTAGCATGCGCGTAAGTCAATGGATTGAAGGCGAGGACATGAATCGAGGATTGCTGTTAGACCAACATTTGTCATATTATTTCCGATAA
- the LOC141592729 gene encoding uncharacterized protein LOC141592729 isoform X2 codes for MDHSLFSSTQATSGISDVPSLAFPSNHPSKPSSIRLDGDWEAHVADSELLVSLAYTSTKMAIHPHLKALLATWHQVCSSGHMIYKQLPVLGTNSNGMHQNKTKTETETVPQLLMLLYRQNGRNDGLSSISQVQEQNSPRDPNGSMRVSQWIEGEDMNRGLLLDQHLSYYFR; via the exons ATGGATCATTCCCTTTTTTCTTCAACTCAAGCTACTTCGGGAATAAGTGATGTTCCATCTCTCGCTTTCCCGTCAAATCATCCATCCAAA CCTTCAAGCATTCGACTGGATGGAGACTGGGAAGCTCATGTAGCCGATTCAGAACTTCTCGTATCCTTGGCGTACACCTCAACAAAAATGGCTATACATCCACATTTGAAGGCACTGTTAGCTACATGGCACCAG GTTTGCAGCAGTGGGCATATGATCTACAAGCAGTTACCCGTCCTTGGGACTAATTCGAATGGTATgcaccaaaacaaaacaaaaactgaAACTGAAACGGTTCCACAGCTTCTAATGTTACTTTACAGACAAAATGGTCGCAATGACGGATTATCATCAATAAGTCAGGTTCAGGAGCAGAATAGTCCTAGAG ATCCAAATGGTAGCATGCGCGTAAGTCAATGGATTGAAGGCGAGGACATGAATCGAGGATTGCTGTTAGACCAACATTTGTCATATTATTTCCGATAA
- the LOC141592728 gene encoding putative nucleoredoxin 1 isoform X5: MSIQKLLKNQDYRTFAETADMDTYNNDGSNALDLDTRMLISETSSIQRGSIFNVRSFLANHMRTCHGLIRNSSNKEVIDLVEFDDIFEVKVVMICCFSLFGRSTTDLAIAQAVSCVSSELHFFGGFELVMVVHVCSEEYDNESVVAFNDFMSVFPSFSLAVPYSECDAICESLGFSSGSEPTCLMVNRNQRVEWHKPLNCFLEYGADAYPFTPERFAVITKCEESYDSWKKRASLQYFLCSNVLAYPRPSNFIRKNPGGGPSKTTIRNLDFRETCVGLYLCYTGNLIPTLDELHKRCCDSGMVFDIILVYLPFKDIGDPQLFQDRINHILEERKISWWVLPFVYWVSRRLWRLCHRNTDDRLIIINTKPRFVELHGDAVIRHFGIGGYPFSRELMLERELERLRAVTLESLLVHKSRDYVTGIDSGYQKEVPVASLLGKDVILYLGYEGHHYDKFYDQLFTYYHQNKAHELDFEVVFVGLNMKSFSDFESLHPIPWLVCPFDPEHSDLVTEKIFGEGSLCSTLVAFGKDGGICSVRAQQLLYSSSLKFPFTDNLRNEMIVELFGAHGLPECCL; this comes from the exons ATGTCCATCCAGAAGTTGCTCAAGAATCAAGATTATCGCACATTTG CAGAAACAGCCGACATGGATACTTATAACAATGACGGTAGTAATGCTCTTGACTTGGATACAAGAATGCTGATTTCTGAAACATCTTCTATACAGAGAGGATCGATTTTTAATGTGAGATCATTTTTAGCAAATCATATGCGCACGTGTCATGGGCTGATTCGTAATAGCAGTAACAAGGAAGTTATTGATCTTGTTGAATTTGATGATATCTTTGAGGTGAAAGTTGTGATGATATGTTGTTTCTCTCTGTTTGGCCGTTCCACCACTGATTTGGCGATTGCCCAGGCCGTGTCGTGTGTATCTTCTGAGTTGCATTTCTTTGGCGGTTTCGAACTTGTTATGGTCGTTCATGTTTGCAGTGAGGAGTATGATAACGAAAGTGTTGTTGCCTTCAACGACTTCATGTCTGTCTTTCCCTCATTCTCTCTTGCAGTCCCCTACTCGGAATGTGATGCGATATGCGAGTCCCTTGGCTTTTCCTCCGGCTCAGAGCCCACCTGTTTGATGGTAAATCGAAATCAGAGGGTTGAGTGGCACAAACCTCTTAACTGTTTCTTAGAATATGGAGCTGACGCCTACCCCTTTACTCCTGAGAGGTTCGCAGTGATAACCAAGTGCGAGGAAAGCTACGATTCTTGGAAAAAACGTGCGAGCCTTCAGTATTTTTTGTGCTCTAATGTCTTGGCATACCCTAGACCCTCAAATTTTATCCGCAAGAATCCAGGAGGCGGGCCAAGTAAAACGACCATCAGAAATTTAGATTTCCGAGAGACTTGTGTGGGTTTGTACCTATGCTACACCGGAAATTTGATACCAACACTCGATGAGCTTCATAAAAGGTGTTGTGATTCGGGGATGGTGTTTGATATTATCTTGGTATACTTGCCCTTTAAAGATATTGGCGACCCTCAATTGTTCCAAGATCGTATCAACCATATTTTGGAAGAACGGAAAATATCTTGGTGGGTGTTACCCTTTGTTTACTGGGTAAGTCGAAGGCTTTGGCGACTCTGTCACAGAAATACTGACGATAGGCTGATCATCATAAACACCAAACCTAGATTTGTCGAACTTCATGGTGACGCAGTAATACGGCACTTTGGAATAGGTGGATATCCCTTCTCTAGGGAGCTCATGCTTGAAAGAGAATTAGAGCGGCTTAGAGCAGTAACCCTCGAGTCATTATTGGTTCACAAGTCACGAGATTATGTTACCGGGATTGATTCTGGTTATCAGAAGGAGGTTCCTGTGGCATCGCTTCTAGGCAAAGATGTTATTTTGTATCTCGGCTATGAAGGTCACCATTATGACAAATTTTATGACCAACTTTTTACTTATTATCATCAGAATAAGGCACATGAACTCGATTTTGAAGTGGTATTTGTTGGCTTAAATATGAAATCTTTCTCTGATTTTGAAAGTCTACATCCAATACCATGGTTGGTATGCCCTTTCGACCCTGAGCACTCGGATTTGGTGACCGAGAAAATATTCGGAGAGGGTAGTTTATGTAGTACCCTTGTTGCATTCGGGAAAGATGGCGGAATTTGTTCTGTACGTGCTCAACAACTTCTATACTCTTCTTCACTGAAATTTCCCTTCACTGATAATCTGCGGAATGAGATGATTGTTGAACTATTTGGTGCTCATGGGCTCCCAGAATGCTGTCTGTAG
- the LOC141592729 gene encoding G-type lectin S-receptor-like serine/threonine-protein kinase SD2-2 isoform X3, whose product MFHLSLSRQIIHPNSKGLACLHSGYQLPVIHCELKPSSIRLDGDWEAHVADSELLVSLAYTSTKMAIHPHLKALLATWHQVKVCWCCVGLQQWAYDLQAVTRPWD is encoded by the exons ATGTTCCATCTCTCGCTTTCCCGTCAAATCATCCATCCAAA TTCCAAAGGATTGGCTTGCCTGCATTCGGGGTATCAGTTACCAGTCATTCACTGTGAATTGAAGCCTTCAAGCATTCGACTGGATGGAGACTGGGAAGCTCATGTAGCCGATTCAGAACTTCTCGTATCCTTGGCGTACACCTCAACAAAAATGGCTATACATCCACATTTGAAGGCACTGTTAGCTACATGGCACCAG GTGAAGGTTTGTTGGTGTTGTGTAG GTTTGCAGCAGTGGGCATATGATCTACAAGCAGTTACCCGTCCTTGGGACTAA
- the LOC141592728 gene encoding putative nucleoredoxin 1 isoform X4: MNHITTSIFSSSSGSPLLLLGNRHSPLRQSASPPPAAGRRYFLVEVSLPTISAVLLTEQLLKNQDYRTFETADMDTYNNDGSNALDLDTRMLISETSSIQRGSIFNVRSFLANHMRTCHGLIRNSSNKEVIDLVEFDDIFEVKVVMICCFSLFGRSTTDLAIAQAVSCVSSELHFFGGFELVMVVHVCSEEYDNESVVAFNDFMSVFPSFSLAVPYSECDAICESLGFSSGSEPTCLMVNRNQRVEWHKPLNCFLEYGADAYPFTPERFAVITKCEESYDSWKKRASLQYFLCSNVLAYPRPSNFIRKNPGGGPSKTTIRNLDFRETCVGLYLCYTGNLIPTLDELHKRCCDSGMVFDIILVYLPFKDIGDPQLFQDRINHILEERKISWWVLPFVYWVSRRLWRLCHRNTDDRLIIINTKPRFVELHGDAVIRHFGIGGYPFSRELMLERELERLRAVTLESLLVHKSRDYVTGIDSGYQKEVPVASLLGKDVILYLGYEGHHYDKFYDQLFTYYHQNKAHELDFEVVFVGLNMKSFSDFESLHPIPWLVCPFDPEHSDLVTEKIFGEGSLCSTLVAFGKDGGICSVRAQQLLYSSSLKFPFTDNLRNEMIVELFGAHGLPECCL; the protein is encoded by the exons ATGAATCATATCACGACATCAATTTTCTCCAgttcttctggttctcctttacTCCTTCTAGGCAATCGCCACTCCCCACTTCGCCAGTCAGCCTCGCCTCCTCCGGCTGCCGGCCGCCGCTATTTCTTGGTCGAAGTCAGCTTGCCGACGATTTCTGCAGTTCTGCTCACTGAACAG TTGCTCAAGAATCAAGATTATCGCACATTTG AAACAGCCGACATGGATACTTATAACAATGACGGTAGTAATGCTCTTGACTTGGATACAAGAATGCTGATTTCTGAAACATCTTCTATACAGAGAGGATCGATTTTTAATGTGAGATCATTTTTAGCAAATCATATGCGCACGTGTCATGGGCTGATTCGTAATAGCAGTAACAAGGAAGTTATTGATCTTGTTGAATTTGATGATATCTTTGAGGTGAAAGTTGTGATGATATGTTGTTTCTCTCTGTTTGGCCGTTCCACCACTGATTTGGCGATTGCCCAGGCCGTGTCGTGTGTATCTTCTGAGTTGCATTTCTTTGGCGGTTTCGAACTTGTTATGGTCGTTCATGTTTGCAGTGAGGAGTATGATAACGAAAGTGTTGTTGCCTTCAACGACTTCATGTCTGTCTTTCCCTCATTCTCTCTTGCAGTCCCCTACTCGGAATGTGATGCGATATGCGAGTCCCTTGGCTTTTCCTCCGGCTCAGAGCCCACCTGTTTGATGGTAAATCGAAATCAGAGGGTTGAGTGGCACAAACCTCTTAACTGTTTCTTAGAATATGGAGCTGACGCCTACCCCTTTACTCCTGAGAGGTTCGCAGTGATAACCAAGTGCGAGGAAAGCTACGATTCTTGGAAAAAACGTGCGAGCCTTCAGTATTTTTTGTGCTCTAATGTCTTGGCATACCCTAGACCCTCAAATTTTATCCGCAAGAATCCAGGAGGCGGGCCAAGTAAAACGACCATCAGAAATTTAGATTTCCGAGAGACTTGTGTGGGTTTGTACCTATGCTACACCGGAAATTTGATACCAACACTCGATGAGCTTCATAAAAGGTGTTGTGATTCGGGGATGGTGTTTGATATTATCTTGGTATACTTGCCCTTTAAAGATATTGGCGACCCTCAATTGTTCCAAGATCGTATCAACCATATTTTGGAAGAACGGAAAATATCTTGGTGGGTGTTACCCTTTGTTTACTGGGTAAGTCGAAGGCTTTGGCGACTCTGTCACAGAAATACTGACGATAGGCTGATCATCATAAACACCAAACCTAGATTTGTCGAACTTCATGGTGACGCAGTAATACGGCACTTTGGAATAGGTGGATATCCCTTCTCTAGGGAGCTCATGCTTGAAAGAGAATTAGAGCGGCTTAGAGCAGTAACCCTCGAGTCATTATTGGTTCACAAGTCACGAGATTATGTTACCGGGATTGATTCTGGTTATCAGAAGGAGGTTCCTGTGGCATCGCTTCTAGGCAAAGATGTTATTTTGTATCTCGGCTATGAAGGTCACCATTATGACAAATTTTATGACCAACTTTTTACTTATTATCATCAGAATAAGGCACATGAACTCGATTTTGAAGTGGTATTTGTTGGCTTAAATATGAAATCTTTCTCTGATTTTGAAAGTCTACATCCAATACCATGGTTGGTATGCCCTTTCGACCCTGAGCACTCGGATTTGGTGACCGAGAAAATATTCGGAGAGGGTAGTTTATGTAGTACCCTTGTTGCATTCGGGAAAGATGGCGGAATTTGTTCTGTACGTGCTCAACAACTTCTATACTCTTCTTCACTGAAATTTCCCTTCACTGATAATCTGCGGAATGAGATGATTGTTGAACTATTTGGTGCTCATGGGCTCCCAGAATGCTGTCTGTAG
- the LOC141592728 gene encoding putative nucleoredoxin 1 isoform X2, whose translation MNHITTSIFSSSSGSPLLLLGNRHSPLRQSASPPPAAGRRYFLVEVSLPTISAVLLTEQKLLKNQDYRTFETADMDTYNNDGSNALDLDTRMLISETSSIQRGSIFNVRSFLANHMRTCHGLIRNSSNKEVIDLVEFDDIFEVKVVMICCFSLFGRSTTDLAIAQAVSCVSSELHFFGGFELVMVVHVCSEEYDNESVVAFNDFMSVFPSFSLAVPYSECDAICESLGFSSGSEPTCLMVNRNQRVEWHKPLNCFLEYGADAYPFTPERFAVITKCEESYDSWKKRASLQYFLCSNVLAYPRPSNFIRKNPGGGPSKTTIRNLDFRETCVGLYLCYTGNLIPTLDELHKRCCDSGMVFDIILVYLPFKDIGDPQLFQDRINHILEERKISWWVLPFVYWVSRRLWRLCHRNTDDRLIIINTKPRFVELHGDAVIRHFGIGGYPFSRELMLERELERLRAVTLESLLVHKSRDYVTGIDSGYQKEVPVASLLGKDVILYLGYEGHHYDKFYDQLFTYYHQNKAHELDFEVVFVGLNMKSFSDFESLHPIPWLVCPFDPEHSDLVTEKIFGEGSLCSTLVAFGKDGGICSVRAQQLLYSSSLKFPFTDNLRNEMIVELFGAHGLPECCL comes from the exons ATGAATCATATCACGACATCAATTTTCTCCAgttcttctggttctcctttacTCCTTCTAGGCAATCGCCACTCCCCACTTCGCCAGTCAGCCTCGCCTCCTCCGGCTGCCGGCCGCCGCTATTTCTTGGTCGAAGTCAGCTTGCCGACGATTTCTGCAGTTCTGCTCACTGAACAG AAGTTGCTCAAGAATCAAGATTATCGCACATTTG AAACAGCCGACATGGATACTTATAACAATGACGGTAGTAATGCTCTTGACTTGGATACAAGAATGCTGATTTCTGAAACATCTTCTATACAGAGAGGATCGATTTTTAATGTGAGATCATTTTTAGCAAATCATATGCGCACGTGTCATGGGCTGATTCGTAATAGCAGTAACAAGGAAGTTATTGATCTTGTTGAATTTGATGATATCTTTGAGGTGAAAGTTGTGATGATATGTTGTTTCTCTCTGTTTGGCCGTTCCACCACTGATTTGGCGATTGCCCAGGCCGTGTCGTGTGTATCTTCTGAGTTGCATTTCTTTGGCGGTTTCGAACTTGTTATGGTCGTTCATGTTTGCAGTGAGGAGTATGATAACGAAAGTGTTGTTGCCTTCAACGACTTCATGTCTGTCTTTCCCTCATTCTCTCTTGCAGTCCCCTACTCGGAATGTGATGCGATATGCGAGTCCCTTGGCTTTTCCTCCGGCTCAGAGCCCACCTGTTTGATGGTAAATCGAAATCAGAGGGTTGAGTGGCACAAACCTCTTAACTGTTTCTTAGAATATGGAGCTGACGCCTACCCCTTTACTCCTGAGAGGTTCGCAGTGATAACCAAGTGCGAGGAAAGCTACGATTCTTGGAAAAAACGTGCGAGCCTTCAGTATTTTTTGTGCTCTAATGTCTTGGCATACCCTAGACCCTCAAATTTTATCCGCAAGAATCCAGGAGGCGGGCCAAGTAAAACGACCATCAGAAATTTAGATTTCCGAGAGACTTGTGTGGGTTTGTACCTATGCTACACCGGAAATTTGATACCAACACTCGATGAGCTTCATAAAAGGTGTTGTGATTCGGGGATGGTGTTTGATATTATCTTGGTATACTTGCCCTTTAAAGATATTGGCGACCCTCAATTGTTCCAAGATCGTATCAACCATATTTTGGAAGAACGGAAAATATCTTGGTGGGTGTTACCCTTTGTTTACTGGGTAAGTCGAAGGCTTTGGCGACTCTGTCACAGAAATACTGACGATAGGCTGATCATCATAAACACCAAACCTAGATTTGTCGAACTTCATGGTGACGCAGTAATACGGCACTTTGGAATAGGTGGATATCCCTTCTCTAGGGAGCTCATGCTTGAAAGAGAATTAGAGCGGCTTAGAGCAGTAACCCTCGAGTCATTATTGGTTCACAAGTCACGAGATTATGTTACCGGGATTGATTCTGGTTATCAGAAGGAGGTTCCTGTGGCATCGCTTCTAGGCAAAGATGTTATTTTGTATCTCGGCTATGAAGGTCACCATTATGACAAATTTTATGACCAACTTTTTACTTATTATCATCAGAATAAGGCACATGAACTCGATTTTGAAGTGGTATTTGTTGGCTTAAATATGAAATCTTTCTCTGATTTTGAAAGTCTACATCCAATACCATGGTTGGTATGCCCTTTCGACCCTGAGCACTCGGATTTGGTGACCGAGAAAATATTCGGAGAGGGTAGTTTATGTAGTACCCTTGTTGCATTCGGGAAAGATGGCGGAATTTGTTCTGTACGTGCTCAACAACTTCTATACTCTTCTTCACTGAAATTTCCCTTCACTGATAATCTGCGGAATGAGATGATTGTTGAACTATTTGGTGCTCATGGGCTCCCAGAATGCTGTCTGTAG
- the LOC141592728 gene encoding putative nucleoredoxin 1 isoform X3 → MNHITTSIFSSSSGSPLLLLGNRHSPLRQSASPPPAAGRRYFLVEVSLPTISAVLLTEQLLKNQDYRTFAETADMDTYNNDGSNALDLDTRMLISETSSIQRGSIFNVRSFLANHMRTCHGLIRNSSNKEVIDLVEFDDIFEVKVVMICCFSLFGRSTTDLAIAQAVSCVSSELHFFGGFELVMVVHVCSEEYDNESVVAFNDFMSVFPSFSLAVPYSECDAICESLGFSSGSEPTCLMVNRNQRVEWHKPLNCFLEYGADAYPFTPERFAVITKCEESYDSWKKRASLQYFLCSNVLAYPRPSNFIRKNPGGGPSKTTIRNLDFRETCVGLYLCYTGNLIPTLDELHKRCCDSGMVFDIILVYLPFKDIGDPQLFQDRINHILEERKISWWVLPFVYWVSRRLWRLCHRNTDDRLIIINTKPRFVELHGDAVIRHFGIGGYPFSRELMLERELERLRAVTLESLLVHKSRDYVTGIDSGYQKEVPVASLLGKDVILYLGYEGHHYDKFYDQLFTYYHQNKAHELDFEVVFVGLNMKSFSDFESLHPIPWLVCPFDPEHSDLVTEKIFGEGSLCSTLVAFGKDGGICSVRAQQLLYSSSLKFPFTDNLRNEMIVELFGAHGLPECCL, encoded by the exons ATGAATCATATCACGACATCAATTTTCTCCAgttcttctggttctcctttacTCCTTCTAGGCAATCGCCACTCCCCACTTCGCCAGTCAGCCTCGCCTCCTCCGGCTGCCGGCCGCCGCTATTTCTTGGTCGAAGTCAGCTTGCCGACGATTTCTGCAGTTCTGCTCACTGAACAG TTGCTCAAGAATCAAGATTATCGCACATTTG CAGAAACAGCCGACATGGATACTTATAACAATGACGGTAGTAATGCTCTTGACTTGGATACAAGAATGCTGATTTCTGAAACATCTTCTATACAGAGAGGATCGATTTTTAATGTGAGATCATTTTTAGCAAATCATATGCGCACGTGTCATGGGCTGATTCGTAATAGCAGTAACAAGGAAGTTATTGATCTTGTTGAATTTGATGATATCTTTGAGGTGAAAGTTGTGATGATATGTTGTTTCTCTCTGTTTGGCCGTTCCACCACTGATTTGGCGATTGCCCAGGCCGTGTCGTGTGTATCTTCTGAGTTGCATTTCTTTGGCGGTTTCGAACTTGTTATGGTCGTTCATGTTTGCAGTGAGGAGTATGATAACGAAAGTGTTGTTGCCTTCAACGACTTCATGTCTGTCTTTCCCTCATTCTCTCTTGCAGTCCCCTACTCGGAATGTGATGCGATATGCGAGTCCCTTGGCTTTTCCTCCGGCTCAGAGCCCACCTGTTTGATGGTAAATCGAAATCAGAGGGTTGAGTGGCACAAACCTCTTAACTGTTTCTTAGAATATGGAGCTGACGCCTACCCCTTTACTCCTGAGAGGTTCGCAGTGATAACCAAGTGCGAGGAAAGCTACGATTCTTGGAAAAAACGTGCGAGCCTTCAGTATTTTTTGTGCTCTAATGTCTTGGCATACCCTAGACCCTCAAATTTTATCCGCAAGAATCCAGGAGGCGGGCCAAGTAAAACGACCATCAGAAATTTAGATTTCCGAGAGACTTGTGTGGGTTTGTACCTATGCTACACCGGAAATTTGATACCAACACTCGATGAGCTTCATAAAAGGTGTTGTGATTCGGGGATGGTGTTTGATATTATCTTGGTATACTTGCCCTTTAAAGATATTGGCGACCCTCAATTGTTCCAAGATCGTATCAACCATATTTTGGAAGAACGGAAAATATCTTGGTGGGTGTTACCCTTTGTTTACTGGGTAAGTCGAAGGCTTTGGCGACTCTGTCACAGAAATACTGACGATAGGCTGATCATCATAAACACCAAACCTAGATTTGTCGAACTTCATGGTGACGCAGTAATACGGCACTTTGGAATAGGTGGATATCCCTTCTCTAGGGAGCTCATGCTTGAAAGAGAATTAGAGCGGCTTAGAGCAGTAACCCTCGAGTCATTATTGGTTCACAAGTCACGAGATTATGTTACCGGGATTGATTCTGGTTATCAGAAGGAGGTTCCTGTGGCATCGCTTCTAGGCAAAGATGTTATTTTGTATCTCGGCTATGAAGGTCACCATTATGACAAATTTTATGACCAACTTTTTACTTATTATCATCAGAATAAGGCACATGAACTCGATTTTGAAGTGGTATTTGTTGGCTTAAATATGAAATCTTTCTCTGATTTTGAAAGTCTACATCCAATACCATGGTTGGTATGCCCTTTCGACCCTGAGCACTCGGATTTGGTGACCGAGAAAATATTCGGAGAGGGTAGTTTATGTAGTACCCTTGTTGCATTCGGGAAAGATGGCGGAATTTGTTCTGTACGTGCTCAACAACTTCTATACTCTTCTTCACTGAAATTTCCCTTCACTGATAATCTGCGGAATGAGATGATTGTTGAACTATTTGGTGCTCATGGGCTCCCAGAATGCTGTCTGTAG
- the LOC141592728 gene encoding putative nucleoredoxin 1 isoform X1, with protein MNHITTSIFSSSSGSPLLLLGNRHSPLRQSASPPPAAGRRYFLVEVSLPTISAVLLTEQKLLKNQDYRTFAETADMDTYNNDGSNALDLDTRMLISETSSIQRGSIFNVRSFLANHMRTCHGLIRNSSNKEVIDLVEFDDIFEVKVVMICCFSLFGRSTTDLAIAQAVSCVSSELHFFGGFELVMVVHVCSEEYDNESVVAFNDFMSVFPSFSLAVPYSECDAICESLGFSSGSEPTCLMVNRNQRVEWHKPLNCFLEYGADAYPFTPERFAVITKCEESYDSWKKRASLQYFLCSNVLAYPRPSNFIRKNPGGGPSKTTIRNLDFRETCVGLYLCYTGNLIPTLDELHKRCCDSGMVFDIILVYLPFKDIGDPQLFQDRINHILEERKISWWVLPFVYWVSRRLWRLCHRNTDDRLIIINTKPRFVELHGDAVIRHFGIGGYPFSRELMLERELERLRAVTLESLLVHKSRDYVTGIDSGYQKEVPVASLLGKDVILYLGYEGHHYDKFYDQLFTYYHQNKAHELDFEVVFVGLNMKSFSDFESLHPIPWLVCPFDPEHSDLVTEKIFGEGSLCSTLVAFGKDGGICSVRAQQLLYSSSLKFPFTDNLRNEMIVELFGAHGLPECCL; from the exons ATGAATCATATCACGACATCAATTTTCTCCAgttcttctggttctcctttacTCCTTCTAGGCAATCGCCACTCCCCACTTCGCCAGTCAGCCTCGCCTCCTCCGGCTGCCGGCCGCCGCTATTTCTTGGTCGAAGTCAGCTTGCCGACGATTTCTGCAGTTCTGCTCACTGAACAG AAGTTGCTCAAGAATCAAGATTATCGCACATTTG CAGAAACAGCCGACATGGATACTTATAACAATGACGGTAGTAATGCTCTTGACTTGGATACAAGAATGCTGATTTCTGAAACATCTTCTATACAGAGAGGATCGATTTTTAATGTGAGATCATTTTTAGCAAATCATATGCGCACGTGTCATGGGCTGATTCGTAATAGCAGTAACAAGGAAGTTATTGATCTTGTTGAATTTGATGATATCTTTGAGGTGAAAGTTGTGATGATATGTTGTTTCTCTCTGTTTGGCCGTTCCACCACTGATTTGGCGATTGCCCAGGCCGTGTCGTGTGTATCTTCTGAGTTGCATTTCTTTGGCGGTTTCGAACTTGTTATGGTCGTTCATGTTTGCAGTGAGGAGTATGATAACGAAAGTGTTGTTGCCTTCAACGACTTCATGTCTGTCTTTCCCTCATTCTCTCTTGCAGTCCCCTACTCGGAATGTGATGCGATATGCGAGTCCCTTGGCTTTTCCTCCGGCTCAGAGCCCACCTGTTTGATGGTAAATCGAAATCAGAGGGTTGAGTGGCACAAACCTCTTAACTGTTTCTTAGAATATGGAGCTGACGCCTACCCCTTTACTCCTGAGAGGTTCGCAGTGATAACCAAGTGCGAGGAAAGCTACGATTCTTGGAAAAAACGTGCGAGCCTTCAGTATTTTTTGTGCTCTAATGTCTTGGCATACCCTAGACCCTCAAATTTTATCCGCAAGAATCCAGGAGGCGGGCCAAGTAAAACGACCATCAGAAATTTAGATTTCCGAGAGACTTGTGTGGGTTTGTACCTATGCTACACCGGAAATTTGATACCAACACTCGATGAGCTTCATAAAAGGTGTTGTGATTCGGGGATGGTGTTTGATATTATCTTGGTATACTTGCCCTTTAAAGATATTGGCGACCCTCAATTGTTCCAAGATCGTATCAACCATATTTTGGAAGAACGGAAAATATCTTGGTGGGTGTTACCCTTTGTTTACTGGGTAAGTCGAAGGCTTTGGCGACTCTGTCACAGAAATACTGACGATAGGCTGATCATCATAAACACCAAACCTAGATTTGTCGAACTTCATGGTGACGCAGTAATACGGCACTTTGGAATAGGTGGATATCCCTTCTCTAGGGAGCTCATGCTTGAAAGAGAATTAGAGCGGCTTAGAGCAGTAACCCTCGAGTCATTATTGGTTCACAAGTCACGAGATTATGTTACCGGGATTGATTCTGGTTATCAGAAGGAGGTTCCTGTGGCATCGCTTCTAGGCAAAGATGTTATTTTGTATCTCGGCTATGAAGGTCACCATTATGACAAATTTTATGACCAACTTTTTACTTATTATCATCAGAATAAGGCACATGAACTCGATTTTGAAGTGGTATTTGTTGGCTTAAATATGAAATCTTTCTCTGATTTTGAAAGTCTACATCCAATACCATGGTTGGTATGCCCTTTCGACCCTGAGCACTCGGATTTGGTGACCGAGAAAATATTCGGAGAGGGTAGTTTATGTAGTACCCTTGTTGCATTCGGGAAAGATGGCGGAATTTGTTCTGTACGTGCTCAACAACTTCTATACTCTTCTTCACTGAAATTTCCCTTCACTGATAATCTGCGGAATGAGATGATTGTTGAACTATTTGGTGCTCATGGGCTCCCAGAATGCTGTCTGTAG